In Flavobacterium piscisymbiosum, the sequence ATAATCGTAATGTTTATTCGAAGTACTTTTGATATTGTAATGAATTACGGATCAGGTTTTTTTGATAGTTTAACGGGACTGGTTTTCTTTATGCTTCTCGGAAAAATGTTCCAGATTAAAACGTATAGTTTTTTAAGTTTCGAAAGAGATTTTAAATCTTATTTTCCAATTGCAGTAACCAGAATAAATTCAGATACATCAGAAGAAAGTGTTCCAATATATGATGTTCAAAAAGGAAATCGATTATTGATCAGAAATCAGGAATTAATTCCGGTAGACGGTATTTTAATTAGTGAGAAAGCCGAAATCGATTATAGTTTTGTAACCGGTGAAGCTATTCCTATTACTAAAAAATCCGGAGATAAAGTTTTTGCCGGCGGTAAACAAATTGGTAAAGTAATCGAGATGGAAGTGCTGCACTCAGTCTCACAAAGTTATCTTACCCAATTATGGAGTAATGAAATTTTCCAGAAAAATGTGTTTCAAAAACACAAAACGATTACAGATGCTATAAGCCGTTATTTTACTCCTATATTATTACTAATTGCTTTTGCAGGTTTTGGATATTGGATATTTATTGATGCCAATACAGCATTTAATGTTTTTACAGCGGTTTTAATTGTTGCCTGCCCTTGTGCATTGGCTCTTACAGCGCCTTTTACCTTCGGAAATATTCTCAGAATAATGGGAAAACAGAAAATGTATCTGAAAAATGCCTTGGTGATTGAACAATTAGCAAAGGTAGATACTATTGTTTTTGATAAAACAGGAACGATCACCACCAACAAAAAATCAAATATTTCATACGAAGGAAACATACTCTCTGAAGAAGATTATATTTTGATAAAGAATGTGCTTAGAGGTTCAAATCATCCACTAAGCCGTATGCTCTACGACTTTTTATCAGAAACAAATAAGGTTAAAATAGATGATTTTCAGGAAATCACCGGAAAAGGAATTTTGGCTTCAGCCAATAATAAAGCGATCAAAATTGGTTCTGCTGAATTTGTGGAAAGTCCAGGATTAGATACATCTCAAATTGAAAAAACGGCACTTCATATTAAGATTGATGATATTTATTACGGAAAATTTACTTTTCAAAATCAATACCGTGAAGGTTTAGAAAACTTATTTTTTAATTTAAGTAAAACCTATCAAATAAAGGTTCTTTCTGGTGATAACGATGGAGAGAGGGCAAGTCTACAATCGATTTTACCTCTGGAAACAGAATTAATTTTTAATCAGAAACCTGAGCAAAAACTTGAGTTTATAAAAAACTTGCAAGATAAAGGTCAAAATGTAATGATGGTAGGAGATGGATTAAACGATGCAGGAGCATTGGCGCAAAGTAATGTTGGGATTTCTATTTCTGAAAATGTGAATGTTTTTTCTCCGGCTTGCGATGCTATTTTAGATGCAACTGAATTTTCACGTCTGAATTATTTTTTAAAATTATCCAAAAAATCAATTACAATAATTAAGATGAGTTTTGTTTTATCGCTGCTTTATAATATTGTTGGACTCTCTTTTGCAGTAACCGGGAACTTACTTCCGTTAGTAGCTGCTATTATTATGCCTTTAAGTACAATTACAATTGTCAGTTTTGTTACTTTAATGTCTAACTATTTCAGTAATAGTAATTTAAAATGATTATGAATAGTTTGTTAACTTATTTTTCCTACATTTATAATTCTTGAAAGCATGATAATTATCATATTCTAAAAGCCTCTAAACTAGTAAATTTGTTAACATAAATTTAAGGATATGAGTGTCATTTATCTATTAATATCAGTTAGTATTTTCGTCGCGATTTGTTTTTTTATAGCCTTTATTGTGGCTGTAAAATCAGGACAATATGATGATGATTATACCCCTTCAGTCAGAATGCTTTTTGACGATGAAACGAAAATTACCTCCCACAATAAAAAATCAACAACAGAAGAAAAACAAGTATAATTATGGAAATGGAACAGTTTTATTACGACAACAAAATTGTAAAAAAATTCATTTACGCCACTATTCTCTTTGGAGTAGTAGGTATGTTAGTAGGGCTAACCTTAGCGGTTATGTACCTTTTTCCCAACATCACAGATGGTATTTCGTGGCTTAGCTACGGCCGCTTAAGACCTTTGCACACCAATGCTGTTATTTTTGCCTTTGTTGGAAATGCTTTTTTTGCGGGAATGTATTATTCGTTACAGCGATTGTTGAAAGCCAGAATGTTTAGTGATTTTTTAAGTAACCTGCATTTTTGGGGTTGGCAGCTTATTATTGTTGCCGCAGCCATTACATTGCCTTTAGGTTATACTTCATCAAAAGAATATGCTGAACTCGAATGGCCTATTGATATTGCTATCGCGCTTATTTGGGTAGTAATGGGGATCAATATGATAGGTACAATGTTGCGTCGTAGAGAACGTCATTTATATGTAGCGATTTGGTTTTATCTGGCCACATTTGTTACCGTAGCCGTTTTACATATTTTTAATAATATCGAAATTCCGGTATCAGCATTAAAAAGTTATTCTGTTTACGCGGGTGTTCAGGATGCGTTGGTGCAATGGTGGTATGGACATAATGCAGTTGCATTTTTCCTTACAACTCCATTTTTAGGTCTAATGTATTACTTCATTCCAAAGGTTGCAAACCGTCCAGTTTACTCATATAGATTATCTATTATTCACTTTTGGTCTTTGATTTTTATTTATATCTGGGCAGGTCCACACCATTTATTATATTCAGCTTTACCAAACTGGGCTCAAAATTTAGGAGTTGCATTTTCTGTAATGCTTATTGCTCCGTCTTGGGGAGGTATGATCAACGGACTTTTAACATTAAGAGGTGCCTGGGATAAAGTGCGTGAAGAACCAGTTTTAAAATTCTTTGTGGTAGCCATTACTGGTTACGGAATGGCGACTTTTGAAGGTCCGATGCTTTCTCTAAAAAATGTGAATGCTATCGCGCATTATACTGACTGGATCGTTGCTCACGTACACGTTGGTGCATTAGCCTGGAACGGATTTATGTCTTTTGGTATTATTTATTGGTTGATTCCAAGAATGACAAAAAGCACATTGTTTTCAAAAAAATTAGCAAATTTCCATTTCTGGATCGGTACGTTAGGTATCATTTTATATACTTTACCAATGTACGTGGCAGGTTTTCAACAAGCCTCAATGTGGAAACAGTTTAATCCTGATGGTACATTAACTTATGGTAATTTCCTTGAAACAGTTACGGCAATCATGCCATTATACTGGATGAGAGCAATAGGAGGTACTTTGTATCTTGTAGGAATGCTGACATTAGTTTACAATATTATCATGACCGTAAGAGCGGGTAATACTATTGAAGATGAATTAGCACAGGCTCCGGCTTTACAAAGAATAAGCACCGGAAGATTAAAAGGTGAAAAATTCCATACCTGGTTAGAAAGAAGACCAATTCAGTTAACCATTTTAGCAACAATTGCCATTTTAATTGGAGGTATTATTCAGATTGTGCCAACTATTATGGTGAAGTCGAACATACCAACTATTTCCAGTGTTAAGCCTTATACACCTTTGGAACTTGAAGGACGTGATTTATATATTAGAGAAGGTTGTGTGGGATGTCACTCGCAATCCGTACGTCCTTTTAGAAGTGAAGTAGAGCGTTACGGACCACAATCAAAAGCTGGTGAGTTTGTATACGATCACCCATTCCTTTGGGGATCAAAACGTACAGGTCCTGATTTATTGAGAGTAGGAGGAAAATATAATGACAATTGGCATTTTAATCACTTCTGGAATCCGCAAAGTATTTCTGCAGGTTCGATTATGCCGGGTTACAAATGGTTGTTTGATAATGAGCCAATGGATATCTCTTTAACTCAAAAGAAAATGCAAGCCATGGTTACTCTTGGAGTTCCTTATACAGAAGCTGAAGTAGCAAATGCTCAAAAAACATTGAGAGCTCAGGCTATCGCAATCGAAAAGAACTTAGAAAACGATCCTGACTTTGTAAAAAGTTATGAAGAAAGTAAGAAAAAAGCAGCTGCAAAAGGCGAAAAATTTGTTCCTATGAACGAGAGAGAAATTGTTGCCTTGATTGCTTATATACAAAGACTTGGAACTGATATAAAAGTAAAAGAGACTTCTAAATAACAACATTATGTTTGAACAAATAAAACACAATATGGAGACTATTTCGGGTATTGAAGTATACCCGATAGTTTCTCTCCTGATATTCTTTTTCTTTTTTGTAGGATTAGGCTTTTGGGTATTTACATATGGAAAAGAAAAGATTAAGGAAATGAGTGAGATACCTTTAGATGAAGGGAATAGTATAATTTCAAAAGATAATTAAAATGAAAAAGTTTTTCCCAGTATATGTAAGAGTACCGCTGATTTTTTTCATCGTGTTTGGTTTAATGGAATATTTTATAGATTCAGGCGATAGACCTGCATTTATAAAATATCCAATGGTTTCGGTTTTTTTGTTTGTTTTTCTTTTTATTTTGATCGCGATCGAAGTTACATTAAGTGCAGTTGATCGCGTTATGTACGAATTGATGTCGCCGGAAGAAAAGGCGAAACTGGAATATGAAAATAGCCTGAGTTTAACAGAAAGTACCTGGTATAAGGACTTAATGCAGAAGCTTACTAAAACCCAACCTATAGAAAAAGAAGGTGACTTGCTGATGGATCATGATTATGACGGAATCAAGGAGTTAGATAATAATTTACCGCCGTGGTGGGTGTATTTATTCTATATCTGTATTGTTTTTGGAGTAGTTTATTTTGCCCGTTATGAAATTTTTGGTGGAGATGATCAGGAGATGGAGCTTAAAAAAGAAATGGCTCAGGCAAAAATTGATGTAGATGAATACCTAAAAACAGCACCGGATTTAATGGATGAAAAAACAGTTGTTTTATTAACAGATCCTGAAAATCTGGCAACAGGTAAAGAAATATTTACAACCAATTGTGCTGCATGTCACCGTGCCGATGCTGGAGGGCAAATTGGGCCAAACCTTACCGATAATCATTGGATTTTGGGCGGAGGAATTAAAAATCTTTTCCATACTATAACTAATGGAGGTCGTGACGGAAAAGGGATGATTGCCTGGAAAGGAACATTAAAACCAAAAGAAATTCAAAAAGTAGCAAGTTATATTTTATCCTTACAAGGAAGTAATCCAAAAGATCCAAAAGAAGCAGAAGGCGAAATTTGGGTCGATGAAACTGCTCCAACAAAAGATACCACAGCAAGTACTGCTAAAGATAGTACTGAAGTTAAAAAATAATTACAATACATCATGTCAAATTTACCAGACGAAGCTTTTAGAGATACCATCGGAACTATTGATGAAGGAGGTAATCGAAAATTTATTTTTCCTAAAAAACCGTCTGGTAAATTCTATGAGTATAGAAAAATAGTTAGTTACATCTTATTAGCTATTTTAATTGCCAATCCTTTTATAAAAGTAAATGGAAACCAATTTATGATGTTCAATGTTTTAGAACGTCGTTTTAATATTTTTGGTTTTCCATTTTGGCCGCAGGATTTTTATCTTTTCGTAATCTCAATGCTCGTGGGTATTGTTTTTATTCTTTTGTTTACAGTTGTATTTGGTCGTATATTCTGTGGATGGATTTGTCCGCAGACTATTTTTTTAGAAATGGTATTTCGCCGAATTGAATATTGGATTGATGGTGATCGTGGCGCTCAAATGCGATTAGCAAGACAAGAATGGAATTCGGAAAAAATTAGAAAAAGAGTAACTAAATGGACGGTCTTTTTTCTGATATCGTTTGGTATTGCAAATGTATTTCTGGCCTATTTAGTAGGAAGTGACCAATTGTTTTTGATGGTTGAACAAGGACCTATTGAGCAAGCTAGCAACTTTATTGCACTGCTAATTTTTACAGGAGTTTTCTATTTTGTTTTTGTTTGGTTTCGGGAACAGGTTTGTATTATTGCTTGTCCGTACGGAAGATTGCAAGGAGTACTTTTAGATGATAAATCGATTAATGTAGCTTATGATTTTGTACGAGGAGAAAAAGAAGCCGGTCGTGCAAAATTCAATAAAAAAGAAGATAGACCAACTACCGGAAAAGGAGATTGTATAGATTGTCATCAGTGTGTTCATGTTTGCCCAATGGGAATTGATATTAGAAACGGAACACAGCTGGAATGTACTAATTGTACTGCTTGCATTGATGAGTGTGATACCATTATGGAAAGTGTTGGTTTGCCAAAAGGTTTAATTCGATACGCTTCTGAAGATGAAATTACGAAGAAAGCACCTTTTAAATTTACAGCAAGAATGAAAGGTTATACAGCCGTTTTATTCATTTTATTAAGTGTTTTTGTAGGGATGTTATTTTTGAGAACCGAAGTTCAGGCTGTTGTTTTACGCTTGCCGGGACAATTGTTTCAGCATAAAGGTGATATGATCAGTAATGTTTATACTTATAAGATCGTTAACAAAACAATGAAAGATTACCACGATATTCATTTTGAATTAATAGATCAAAAAGGAAATATTAAAAATGTTGGTAAACAGCATTTTAAAGTCTTAAAAGAAGGGATTTCGCAAGGAACATTATTTATAGAGATTGATCAGGCTCTTTTGGAAAGTGATAAAACCAAAGTTCAAATTGGAGTTTATAATGGAAAAGAATTGCTTGAAACCACAACAACTAATTTTTTAGGCCCACGAAGTTTTAATTAAAAATATAGTATTATGAAAATAAATTGGGGAACAGGAATTGTCATAGCATTTGCATTGTTTATGTCTTTTATTTTATATTTTGTTTTTGAAGTTCAGTCTAATAGTAAATACGACAATGATTTGGTTGTTGAAGAATACTATAAACACGATTCGCATTTTCAGGATGAAATGGCCCGAATTCAAAATGCTCATGATTTACAACAAAAACCGTCTATCGTTTATACTGAAAATGGTGTAAAAGTAGCTTTTCCCGCAACTTTTGAAAATGATAAAGTAAAGGGAAATATATTGTTATACAGACCATCAAATAAAAAATTTGATTTTGATACACAAATTGCTTTAACCAATTCATCATTACTTATTCCACAAAAGAAATTGATTAAAGGACGTTGGGATGTTAATATGGAATGGGAATATAAGGGCACAAAATACCTGTCCAAAGAAGTGATTTATGTAAATTGATATGTTGTTTTAAAGAGATATTCTTTCTGTTATAACGTATTCATTTGATAAAAGAAAAATTAAAATAGATATGCTCTACTCAGCTTTCATATTAGGTTTAATTAGTAGTTTACACTGTATAGGAATGTGCGGTCCAATAGCTATGATGTTACCTGTAGATCAGCAAAATGATGCTAAAAAAGTAACACAGATCATTACATATCATTTAGGAAGATTAACTGCTTATGCCACAATTGGATTAATTTTTGGATTATTGGGAAGAGGATTTTTTCTGGCTGGTTTGCAGCAAAAGATGTCTATTTTTATTGGCCTGGCGATGATTCTTGTGGTTTTGATTCCGGAGAAAGTTTTTTCAAAGTATAATTTTTCAAAACCGGTTTATAAAATTATTTCCAGAGTAAAATCAAGTTTAGGAAATCAATTTAAAAAGAAAACCTATAAATCTCTTTTTACAATAGGATTATTAAATGGTTTTTTGCCTTGCGGAATGGTGTATGTAGCGCTATTTGGCGCAATTGCCATGCAAAGTGCAGGCTTTGGAGTTTTGTATATGATTTTGTTTGGATTGGGAACAATTCCTTTAATGACAGTGGTTGTTTATGTACATTCATTAATAAAATTGCCTTTCAGAAATAAAATCCAAAAGGCAATTCCGTATGTAGCTGTAGTAATTGGTGTTTTATTTATCCTTAGAGGACTGGGATTAGGAATTTCTTATATTTCTCCTTCAAATATGAGTTTGTTTGTACAAGGAACTCCTAATTGTCATTAAACAGTCATCGAAAACAAGTTTGTTTCCGGTGATTTTCTTTTTAGATGTAAATCGAATGCCATACATATATTTCGAACAAAAGGTCTTCCTGCTTCAGTGATTTTTATTTTACCTTCCTCGATTATAATCAACTGATCTTTTTCTATTTCTTTTAGGTCTTCTAATACATTTGGGATTTCTTTGAAATATAAGTCTTCATTATTCCAGGAAGTTTCAAATTCGCAGGTTAGGTTTAATATGTGTTTTCTAATGATTAAGTCTTCATCGCTTAAAATATGGCCTTTAACAACAGGCAATTTGTCTTCTTCTAATAATTGATAGTATTCCTCTATACTTTTTGTGTTTTGCGCAAAGCTGTACCAACTATCACTAATAGATGAAACGCCTAAACCAATCATAAGTTGCGTTTTTGAGGCACTATAACCCATGAAATTTCGATGTAATTCTTTATTAGCGGTTGCTTTGTATAAACTATCAGAAATTAGTGCAAAATGATCCATACCAATTTCGTGATAACCATTTTGAGATAACATTTGTTTCCCTGTTTCGTATAGTTTGCGTTTTTCAGCATCTTTAGGAAGGTTTTCTTCATTAAAACCGCGTTGACCGTTACCTTTTATCCATGGTACGTGAGCGTAGCTGTAAAATGCCAAACGATCCGGTTTTAAAGAATTTGTCTTTTCGACAGTATCAATTACGTTCTCAATCGTTTGAAATGGTAATCCAAAAATAATATCATGACCTATCGATTTATAACCAATTTCTTTTGCCCAAAAAGTTACTTTTGCGACATTATGAAATGGCTGAATTCGATGAATTGCTTTTTGAACTTTTTCGGCATAATCCTGCACGCCAAAACTTACTCGGCGAAAGCCTAAATCGTATAATTTTTTAAGTTGTTCGTAGGTAGTATTGTTAGGATGACCTTCAAAACTGAACTCGTAGTTTTCGGCTTTATCAGCTTTGGAGAATATGCCATTTATAAGGAATTCTAAATTGTTTGTTGAGAAAAAGGTTGGAGTTCCTCCGCCTAAATGAATTTCTTTGATGAGTGGTTTGTCAGGTAATAAATTACAATATAAATCCCATTCTTTTAAAACAGCTTGTATATAAGTTTCTTCTACCGAATGGTTTTTTGTAATGCGTTTATTGCAGCCACAAAAAGTACACATGCTTTCGCAAAATGGTAAATGGATGTATAAACTAATTCCGTTTTGAGAGTTACTTTCTAAAAATGATTTATGAAAAGACGCTATCCATTCCTGAGTAGTAAAATCACTTTCATTCCAGTATGGAACTGTTGGATAACTAGTGTATCTGGGACCTGGGACATTGTATTTTTGGGTCAGTGAGATTTTCATAAAGTCGGATTTTGTATAATTCAAAATTAGAATTTATGGATGAGGCATAAAATGACAAATATCATATATTAGGCAAAAAAAAGAGGCTCACTAGGAGCCTCTTTTCTGAATTAAATAATTAACGTGAAATAGAATCTTGGATGATTTTAAGCCATTTTTTTGCAAATTCATGATCTTGATAAACGCTTATTTGTTTGATACGGTCATCGTCAAAATCATAGAATGGTATTGTGATCTTTTTAGGAGTGTCTTTATCCTGAAATTCAAAATCAATTTTTACAATTGTGTCAGAAGGTCCTTCAGTTGTTAAAACTAGTTTACAGGATGAAACACTTTTAAGATCTAAATAAGTAGATTCTTGTTGATTTGGATTGAAATTCATCAATATAAATCGTCTGTTTTTTTGATCAATTGTAAGCGTCTTATTGCTTTGAGATTCAGTTAAATCGAAATCTTCCGGATGTGTTGGATTGAATTTCTTTTTGATGTTTAAAATTTTTGATTTGCTTGCAGCGCTCGTTCGTGCTGAAAAATATACTGGAATTGCTACTATGATCGCGATCACAATACCAATTATGGTTACACTTGTTTCCATTGATTTAAAAAAATTGGGTAAATTATTATGAAATGTGAGGCAGTTTTCAGAATAGAAAACAGCTCAATTGGTAAGGTTTTTTTTTCCTTAATTAAAATTCATATAATTTCTACCAGAAAAAATGGAAGGGGTAGAGCATTAAAAGTACTTTTTTGCTCTGAGCTGAAAATTGATTTGCGAAGTTAGATGTTGATTTAACTGCTTTATGCTGAGGAATCACCATCAGTACAGAATCAAACCATTTAATTAAACCAGATGAGTTTGATTTTATATTTGCTGCAAACTGATAACTGGTTTGCGGTTGTATAAAAGCCAGTGAATCGGCGTGATCTATAGAGAAATTGGTATCCGTTTTTTGAGTTTCAGTTATTTCAATAGCAGACTCGTTTGCCTGAGCGGCAAAAAAGGCAATTATCAAAAGTGATATAAAAATAACAGTTTTACGAATCCAATTCATGGTGGCGAATTTAACTCATAAAATACAATTAAAGAAATTTTAAAGAATTAATTAACTTTAAAAGTAGGGTTATTATTTTATCCTCAAAATTTTGAATGAGTTGAGGATAAAATAAAATTACTGTTGCATTTTGAAATAGTAATCAGCTGAATGTTTTCCGCTTCCGTAAAACAGGAAGAAAACGCAAACTAATAAAACGACAATTGCCAGAATTAAACTTTCAGAATGCATATGCCCCATAAAATTGATGAGAATTGCCCCAAATAATATCGGTAATTGAGCTGCAATTGCCCATCTGGTAAGTAATCCGAAAAAGATCATAATACCACCAATCATATGAGCTGGTGCAATATAATGTAAGAGAAACATTCCGCCGCCAAACTGATCAATTGGCGAAATTAAATCATGCAAATACTGAATGTTGGTTACAAATGAAACTCCTTTCATAAATAAAAATACACCCAAAACAATACGTACTAAATCAACTGGTAAATAAGTGTGCGCATTTGCCCATTTATTTAAACTTTTTACATTTTCCATGATACTACGTGATTAAAAATTACATATAAAGTTACTACTTTTTAATGAGATATTTAATTTTAAGTATTTGAAAGTGAGATTTTTGTATTTTTTTAACGCATATATCGAAATATGATAAATTTAAACCTGAATAACTCCTAGGTTAAATGGTTTTTGAATAGGAGCATGGTTGGCAGCTTCAATTCCCATAGAAATCCAGGTACGCGTATCTAAAGGATCGATGATGGCATCTGTCCATAATCTTGACGCAGCATAATAGGGAGAAGTTTGTTCGTCGTATCTCGCTTTAATTTTATTAAATAATTCAGCTTCTTTGGCTTCGTCTACGATTTCTCCTTTTGCTTTAAGCGAAGAAGCTTCGATTTGGGCTAAAACTTTTGCAGCCTGAGTTCCTCCCATAACAGCAAGTTCTGCACTTGGCCATGCAAAAATTAATCTCGGATCATAGGCTTTTCCGCACATGGCATAATTTCCTGCTCCGTACGAATTGCCGACAATTACAGTAAATTTTGGAACCACCGAATTACTAACGGCATTCACCATTTTGGCACCATCTTTTATAATTCCGCCATGTTCAGATTTTGATCCTACCATGAAACCGGTAACATCCTGAACAAATACCAACGGAATTTTTTTCTGATTACAATTGGCAATAAATCGAGTGGCTTTATCAGCACTATCAGAGTAAATAACTCCGCCAAATTGCATTTCTCCTTTTTTGGTCTTAACCACTTTTCGTTGATTGGCAACAATTCCTACCGCCCAGCCATCGATTCTGGCATAACCGGTAATAATAGTTTGACCGTAACCATCTTTATAAGCTTCAAACTCTGAATTATCAACCAAGCGATTGATGATTTCCATCATATCGTATTGTTCGTTTCTCGCTTTTGGCAGGATTCCGTAAATGTCTTTAGGTTCTAAAGCAGGTTTTTCAGATTTAATTCGGTTGTAGCCCGCTTTATCATAATCGCCTATTTTATCTACTATATTTTTTATTTTATCTAATGCGTCTTTATCGTCTTTAGCCTTATAATCA encodes:
- a CDS encoding heavy metal translocating P-type ATPase; translation: MSEQSCFHCGLTIAKNEEINFDEKKFCCNGCKTVYEIFSLHDMTCYYDFEKSPGATPQDIKGKYDFLDNEAILSKVLEFQEGNTAIVSLNIPHIHCSSCIWILENLNRIQPGISVSQVNFPEKRVRITFNSDLVSLKAIVYLLSSIGYEPYISLENYETGKTNVDRTLTYKLGVAFFCFGNIMLLSFPEYFEIKEFWLDNYKPFFRILIFILALPSFLYSASGYYVSAYKSIKSGMLNIDIPIALGIIVMFIRSTFDIVMNYGSGFFDSLTGLVFFMLLGKMFQIKTYSFLSFERDFKSYFPIAVTRINSDTSEESVPIYDVQKGNRLLIRNQELIPVDGILISEKAEIDYSFVTGEAIPITKKSGDKVFAGGKQIGKVIEMEVLHSVSQSYLTQLWSNEIFQKNVFQKHKTITDAISRYFTPILLLIAFAGFGYWIFIDANTAFNVFTAVLIVACPCALALTAPFTFGNILRIMGKQKMYLKNALVIEQLAKVDTIVFDKTGTITTNKKSNISYEGNILSEEDYILIKNVLRGSNHPLSRMLYDFLSETNKVKIDDFQEITGKGILASANNKAIKIGSAEFVESPGLDTSQIEKTALHIKIDDIYYGKFTFQNQYREGLENLFFNLSKTYQIKVLSGDNDGERASLQSILPLETELIFNQKPEQKLEFIKNLQDKGQNVMMVGDGLNDAGALAQSNVGISISENVNVFSPACDAILDATEFSRLNYFLKLSKKSITIIKMSFVLSLLYNIVGLSFAVTGNLLPLVAAIIMPLSTITIVSFVTLMSNYFSNSNLK
- a CDS encoding sulfite exporter TauE/SafE family protein, with protein sequence MLYSAFILGLISSLHCIGMCGPIAMMLPVDQQNDAKKVTQIITYHLGRLTAYATIGLIFGLLGRGFFLAGLQQKMSIFIGLAMILVVLIPEKVFSKYNFSKPVYKIISRVKSSLGNQFKKKTYKSLFTIGLLNGFLPCGMVYVALFGAIAMQSAGFGVLYMILFGLGTIPLMTVVVYVHSLIKLPFRNKIQKAIPYVAVVIGVLFILRGLGLGISYISPSNMSLFVQGTPNCH
- the hemN gene encoding oxygen-independent coproporphyrinogen III oxidase, with product MKISLTQKYNVPGPRYTSYPTVPYWNESDFTTQEWIASFHKSFLESNSQNGISLYIHLPFCESMCTFCGCNKRITKNHSVEETYIQAVLKEWDLYCNLLPDKPLIKEIHLGGGTPTFFSTNNLEFLINGIFSKADKAENYEFSFEGHPNNTTYEQLKKLYDLGFRRVSFGVQDYAEKVQKAIHRIQPFHNVAKVTFWAKEIGYKSIGHDIIFGLPFQTIENVIDTVEKTNSLKPDRLAFYSYAHVPWIKGNGQRGFNEENLPKDAEKRKLYETGKQMLSQNGYHEIGMDHFALISDSLYKATANKELHRNFMGYSASKTQLMIGLGVSSISDSWYSFAQNTKSIEEYYQLLEEDKLPVVKGHILSDEDLIIRKHILNLTCEFETSWNNEDLYFKEIPNVLEDLKEIEKDQLIIIEEGKIKITEAGRPFVRNICMAFDLHLKRKSPETNLFSMTV
- a CDS encoding CcoQ/FixQ family Cbb3-type cytochrome c oxidase assembly chaperone; protein product: MFEQIKHNMETISGIEVYPIVSLLIFFFFFVGLGFWVFTYGKEKIKEMSEIPLDEGNSIISKDN
- the ccoG gene encoding cytochrome c oxidase accessory protein CcoG translates to MSNLPDEAFRDTIGTIDEGGNRKFIFPKKPSGKFYEYRKIVSYILLAILIANPFIKVNGNQFMMFNVLERRFNIFGFPFWPQDFYLFVISMLVGIVFILLFTVVFGRIFCGWICPQTIFLEMVFRRIEYWIDGDRGAQMRLARQEWNSEKIRKRVTKWTVFFLISFGIANVFLAYLVGSDQLFLMVEQGPIEQASNFIALLIFTGVFYFVFVWFREQVCIIACPYGRLQGVLLDDKSINVAYDFVRGEKEAGRAKFNKKEDRPTTGKGDCIDCHQCVHVCPMGIDIRNGTQLECTNCTACIDECDTIMESVGLPKGLIRYASEDEITKKAPFKFTARMKGYTAVLFILLSVFVGMLFLRTEVQAVVLRLPGQLFQHKGDMISNVYTYKIVNKTMKDYHDIHFELIDQKGNIKNVGKQHFKVLKEGISQGTLFIEIDQALLESDKTKVQIGVYNGKELLETTTTNFLGPRSFN
- a CDS encoding FixH family protein, which produces MKINWGTGIVIAFALFMSFILYFVFEVQSNSKYDNDLVVEEYYKHDSHFQDEMARIQNAHDLQQKPSIVYTENGVKVAFPATFENDKVKGNILLYRPSNKKFDFDTQIALTNSSLLIPQKKLIKGRWDVNMEWEYKGTKYLSKEVIYVN
- a CDS encoding cbb3-type cytochrome c oxidase N-terminal domain-containing protein, yielding MKKFFPVYVRVPLIFFIVFGLMEYFIDSGDRPAFIKYPMVSVFLFVFLFILIAIEVTLSAVDRVMYELMSPEEKAKLEYENSLSLTESTWYKDLMQKLTKTQPIEKEGDLLMDHDYDGIKELDNNLPPWWVYLFYICIVFGVVYFARYEIFGGDDQEMELKKEMAQAKIDVDEYLKTAPDLMDEKTVVLLTDPENLATGKEIFTTNCAACHRADAGGQIGPNLTDNHWILGGGIKNLFHTITNGGRDGKGMIAWKGTLKPKEIQKVASYILSLQGSNPKDPKEAEGEIWVDETAPTKDTTASTAKDSTEVKK
- the ccoS gene encoding cbb3-type cytochrome oxidase assembly protein CcoS, which produces MSVIYLLISVSIFVAICFFIAFIVAVKSGQYDDDYTPSVRMLFDDETKITSHNKKSTTEEKQV
- the ccoN gene encoding cytochrome-c oxidase, cbb3-type subunit I, producing MEMEQFYYDNKIVKKFIYATILFGVVGMLVGLTLAVMYLFPNITDGISWLSYGRLRPLHTNAVIFAFVGNAFFAGMYYSLQRLLKARMFSDFLSNLHFWGWQLIIVAAAITLPLGYTSSKEYAELEWPIDIAIALIWVVMGINMIGTMLRRRERHLYVAIWFYLATFVTVAVLHIFNNIEIPVSALKSYSVYAGVQDALVQWWYGHNAVAFFLTTPFLGLMYYFIPKVANRPVYSYRLSIIHFWSLIFIYIWAGPHHLLYSALPNWAQNLGVAFSVMLIAPSWGGMINGLLTLRGAWDKVREEPVLKFFVVAITGYGMATFEGPMLSLKNVNAIAHYTDWIVAHVHVGALAWNGFMSFGIIYWLIPRMTKSTLFSKKLANFHFWIGTLGIILYTLPMYVAGFQQASMWKQFNPDGTLTYGNFLETVTAIMPLYWMRAIGGTLYLVGMLTLVYNIIMTVRAGNTIEDELAQAPALQRISTGRLKGEKFHTWLERRPIQLTILATIAILIGGIIQIVPTIMVKSNIPTISSVKPYTPLELEGRDLYIREGCVGCHSQSVRPFRSEVERYGPQSKAGEFVYDHPFLWGSKRTGPDLLRVGGKYNDNWHFNHFWNPQSISAGSIMPGYKWLFDNEPMDISLTQKKMQAMVTLGVPYTEAEVANAQKTLRAQAIAIEKNLENDPDFVKSYEESKKKAAAKGEKFVPMNEREIVALIAYIQRLGTDIKVKETSK